In Mycobacterium stomatepiae, the following are encoded in one genomic region:
- a CDS encoding 3-hydroxybutyrate dehydrogenase yields the protein MSPRSAKKGKSPMVRGKSVVVTGSTSGIGLAVARTFAAEGANVTLNGFGDPDAIEQLRRDIEETFGTTAAYSGADVTKPVEIAEMIAEAEETFGSVDVLVNNAGVQFVAKLEDFPVEKWDAVIATNLSAVFHTSRCALPGMKRRGWGRIINIASAHGLVASAEKSAYVAAKHGVVGLTKVAAIETADHGITCNAICPGWVMTPLIAQQIETFAAATGKSFDEAKQEFVAEKQPMARFTRPEDVGALAVFLSGDAAATITGASYSIDGGWTAQ from the coding sequence GTGTCGCCGAGATCCGCCAAGAAGGGAAAATCGCCGATGGTCCGCGGAAAGTCCGTCGTCGTAACGGGTTCCACGTCTGGTATCGGTCTTGCCGTCGCGCGGACCTTCGCCGCGGAGGGAGCGAACGTCACCCTCAATGGCTTCGGCGACCCGGACGCCATCGAGCAGCTACGGCGCGATATCGAGGAGACTTTCGGGACGACGGCGGCCTACTCGGGTGCCGACGTGACCAAGCCGGTCGAGATCGCCGAGATGATCGCCGAGGCCGAAGAGACCTTCGGATCGGTCGATGTCCTCGTCAACAATGCCGGCGTCCAGTTCGTGGCGAAGCTGGAGGACTTTCCGGTCGAGAAGTGGGACGCGGTGATCGCGACGAATTTGTCGGCCGTTTTCCACACGTCTCGGTGCGCACTGCCCGGGATGAAACGCCGCGGCTGGGGCCGAATCATCAACATCGCCTCAGCGCACGGCCTTGTCGCAAGCGCCGAGAAGTCGGCCTACGTCGCAGCCAAGCACGGCGTCGTCGGACTGACCAAGGTAGCGGCGATCGAAACCGCCGACCACGGCATCACCTGCAACGCAATCTGTCCCGGGTGGGTCATGACACCTCTGATAGCGCAGCAAATCGAAACGTTCGCCGCCGCGACGGGAAAGTCCTTTGACGAGGCCAAGCAGGAATTCGTCGCCGAAAAGCAGCCGATGGCCCGGTTCACCCGCCCGGAAGACGTTGGCGCACTAGCGGTTTTCCTGTCCGGCGACGCGGCCGCCACCATAACCGGCGCGAGCTACTCCATCGACGGTGGGTGGACCGCCCAATAA
- a CDS encoding DUF732 domain-containing protein: MTALMLYRPWTPQTARRSSGDRQPTVWADFISAAAAAIRPLAVAAGILTAGAALPALAQADPSPDPVTAALNGMGNGTNGSLTNSLAGIGQSICPALVKPGATLASVTSQLGLIKGLPPNMAGMVASMAIQMECPGVMTSLANGKMPFPMQLPGAMPFPLPGAGINPFPLPGAGPAAPTPFALPGR, from the coding sequence ATGACCGCACTGATGCTATACCGCCCATGGACTCCGCAGACGGCTCGTCGCTCCTCAGGGGATCGCCAACCGACGGTATGGGCAGATTTCATCAGTGCGGCTGCGGCGGCGATCCGTCCGCTCGCGGTCGCGGCGGGCATACTCACCGCCGGGGCGGCCTTGCCCGCTCTCGCGCAGGCCGACCCGTCCCCCGACCCCGTCACCGCTGCGCTGAACGGTATGGGAAACGGCACCAACGGCTCGCTGACCAACAGTCTTGCGGGGATCGGCCAGTCGATCTGCCCGGCGCTGGTCAAGCCGGGAGCGACCCTTGCGTCGGTAACATCGCAGTTGGGTCTGATCAAAGGTCTTCCGCCGAATATGGCCGGAATGGTCGCCAGCATGGCGATTCAGATGGAATGCCCGGGCGTAATGACATCGCTGGCCAACGGCAAGATGCCGTTCCCGATGCAACTTCCCGGCGCCATGCCGTTCCCGCTGCCAGGTGCCGGCATCAATCCGTTCCCGCTGCCAGGGGCGGGCCCCGCTGCGCCGACGCCGTTCGCGCTGCCGGGCCGCTAG
- a CDS encoding MmpS family transport accessory protein: MPLVAVIALTVGGVAMWKVHEFSDPPPVITVNQPAAPPEFSIKRVTYELFGSVGEGGMLVWVDVNGHPHRVDLTTLPWSHTESTTLTVVSGSISAQVHGGQVGCRLRVNGVVRAEQSDAHQDAHVFCLVKSA; this comes from the coding sequence ATGCCATTGGTTGCCGTCATCGCACTCACTGTCGGCGGGGTGGCCATGTGGAAGGTGCACGAATTCTCCGATCCCCCACCCGTGATCACCGTCAACCAGCCCGCGGCCCCACCGGAGTTCAGCATCAAACGGGTCACGTATGAGCTGTTCGGCTCGGTCGGGGAAGGCGGGATGCTCGTCTGGGTGGACGTCAACGGACATCCGCACCGGGTCGATCTGACGACTTTGCCGTGGTCGCACACCGAGTCGACCACCCTCACCGTGGTGTCCGGCAGCATCTCGGCGCAGGTCCATGGTGGCCAAGTCGGGTGCCGGCTGCGGGTGAATGGCGTTGTCCGCGCTGAACAGTCCGATGCCCATCAAGACGCTCACGTCTTTTGCCTGGTGAAGTCCGCATGA